The following are from one region of the Segatella oris genome:
- a CDS encoding efflux RND transporter periplasmic adaptor subunit → MKKEMLLMAIITLIVVTGCRKNKENSDQTVYAVTSPWVTNTQVSKDYVAHIESRKNIEVRAQQEGILQQVYVTEGQQVRAGQPLFRISIVGAQQNVARAKAEAEQARIELQNTTTLTRGQIVSPNAQKMAKAKLNAALADYKLAQIQARLCLISAPFTGVIGSLPKKIGSLVQGGDLLTTLSDNSSLNVYFNISEPEYIDYQQHSAERNKLPLTLILANGSAFSAKGYIQNIAGEFDSSSGNIALRAHFANPKGLLRNGETGTVRINMPLHNVLVIPQQATYEEEDRRYVFVVDGAGYAHSREIKVAFEQPEVFIIAEGVTANDKILLSGVQKVHDGQHVKTRYYTPSEAMKRVQLNAD, encoded by the coding sequence ATGAAGAAAGAGATGCTGTTGATGGCTATCATCACATTGATTGTAGTCACAGGATGCCGCAAAAACAAGGAAAACAGCGACCAAACGGTCTACGCAGTAACGTCTCCTTGGGTAACCAATACACAAGTTTCAAAGGACTATGTGGCCCATATTGAATCGCGAAAAAACATAGAAGTACGCGCGCAGCAGGAGGGAATCTTGCAGCAAGTCTATGTCACTGAAGGACAACAGGTGCGAGCCGGTCAGCCGCTTTTCCGCATTTCGATTGTTGGAGCGCAACAAAATGTGGCGCGGGCAAAGGCAGAAGCCGAGCAAGCACGCATTGAACTGCAAAACACAACAACGCTAACGAGGGGGCAAATTGTTTCGCCCAACGCACAAAAGATGGCCAAAGCGAAGCTCAATGCAGCCTTGGCAGATTATAAATTGGCACAGATTCAAGCACGATTATGCTTAATCAGCGCCCCATTTACAGGCGTTATAGGAAGTCTTCCGAAAAAGATTGGAAGCTTAGTGCAGGGAGGTGACTTGCTCACTACACTATCCGACAACTCGTCACTCAACGTATATTTCAACATCTCTGAACCCGAATATATAGACTATCAGCAACATTCTGCCGAACGAAACAAACTTCCTTTGACGCTGATTCTTGCCAATGGAAGCGCCTTTTCGGCTAAAGGCTACATCCAAAACATAGCTGGTGAGTTTGACAGTAGCTCTGGAAATATAGCTCTTCGCGCCCACTTTGCCAATCCGAAAGGCTTGCTTCGCAATGGCGAAACAGGCACAGTGCGCATCAATATGCCTTTACACAACGTGTTGGTAATCCCACAACAGGCCACGTATGAAGAGGAAGACCGCCGCTATGTGTTTGTTGTTGATGGCGCAGGCTATGCACATTCACGTGAGATTAAAGTGGCATTTGAACAACCAGAGGTGTTTATTATCGCCGAAGGAGTAACTGCCAACGACAAGATTCTATTGAGTGGAGTGCAGAAAGTGCATGATGGTCAACACGTAAAGACGCGTTATTACACACCGAGTGAAGCCATGAAACGTGTTCAACTGAATGCCGACTAA
- a CDS encoding efflux RND transporter permease subunit, protein MFQKFIRRPVLAIVVSLVIVFIGILSLFNLPITQFPSISPPKVNVVADYPGANNELMIKSVLIPLEQALNGVPGMKYIESDAGNDGEGEINIVFKLGTDPNVDAINVQNRVSAATNKLPPAVVREGVKISREEPNILMYINLYSDDPKVDQNFLFNYADINISPELARVDGVGDLDILGTRSFAMRVWLKPDKLTAYGLSASDITDALQQQSIEASPGKLGESSGKHAQSFEYVLKYPGRYTTPEEYSNIVVKSTPDGQFIRLKDVADVSLGSEVYDIYSTLNGHPSAAITLKQAYGSNARQVIQNVKKTMAHLQKDMPKGMHYELSYDISRFLDASIEKVIHTLFEAFILVGFVVFLFLGDWRSALIPCLAVPVSLIGSFAVMNAFGITLNMISLFALVMAIGIVVDDAIVVIEAVNVKIAQEGLEPLEATQKAMKEISGAIVAVTLVMASVFIPVAFMGGPEGMFYRQFSITIASGIVLSGFTALTLTPSLCALILTRERDNHIKKTWLNRVLDKFNAGFDKGIGGYRNVLQRTVSRKIITLPLLLLFCIGAFFINNSLPSGFIPQEDQGMIYAVIETPPGATIERTNKVAHQLASIIAKEDGIESVSSLAGYEILSEGTSANSGSCLINLKPWKERSRTAKEIINDLENKCQQITDANIEFFEPPSIPGYGAASGFELRLLDKTGSNDYHAMEKVSKSFVSALNKRPEIGSAFTFYSASFPQYMLRVDNDIAAQKGITLGTAMDNLSTLIGSDYETGFVRFGKPYKVIVQADPKYRAFPQDLMQLNVKNNQGEMVPYADFLHMEKVYGMSEMTRHNLYNSAEVTGSAAAGYSSGQAIKAIEEVAASTLPHGYDYDFAGITKDEVDQGNQALIIFIVCLTFVYLILSAQYENFLLPLPIITCLPAGICGTFIFLKLTGLENNIYAQVAMVMLIGLLGKNAVLMVEYAVQRHNLGKSIRAAAIEGAAARFRPILMTSFAFIAGLLPLVFAHGAGAIGNRTIGTAAAGGMLFGTCFGLILVPGLYYIFGRMADHVKMVRYQRNKPLTEEKDKQYKLENDEKK, encoded by the coding sequence ATGTTTCAAAAGTTTATTCGAAGACCAGTACTTGCCATCGTTGTTTCATTGGTAATCGTCTTCATTGGCATTCTTTCGCTGTTCAATTTACCCATTACTCAGTTCCCATCTATATCCCCTCCAAAGGTTAATGTGGTAGCCGATTATCCGGGAGCCAACAATGAACTGATGATTAAGTCAGTGCTTATACCTCTTGAACAGGCACTGAATGGCGTGCCGGGAATGAAGTATATCGAGTCGGATGCAGGCAATGACGGCGAAGGAGAGATAAACATTGTCTTCAAACTCGGTACAGATCCAAACGTGGATGCCATCAATGTGCAAAACCGAGTGTCGGCAGCGACCAACAAACTACCGCCAGCTGTTGTGCGCGAAGGAGTGAAAATATCTCGTGAGGAGCCTAATATCCTCATGTATATCAACCTATATAGCGATGATCCTAAAGTCGATCAGAACTTCCTTTTCAATTATGCGGACATCAATATCTCCCCAGAACTCGCCCGCGTTGATGGCGTTGGAGATCTTGATATCCTTGGAACGAGGAGCTTTGCCATGCGTGTTTGGCTCAAGCCTGATAAGCTTACGGCCTATGGTTTGTCTGCAAGCGACATCACAGATGCCTTACAACAACAGAGCATTGAAGCCTCTCCAGGCAAGCTTGGGGAAAGTTCGGGCAAGCATGCACAAAGCTTTGAGTATGTGTTGAAGTATCCGGGACGTTATACAACGCCTGAAGAGTATAGCAATATTGTCGTGAAATCAACTCCTGATGGGCAATTTATTAGACTCAAAGATGTAGCAGATGTGAGCCTCGGGAGTGAGGTTTATGACATATATTCTACGTTGAATGGTCACCCGTCTGCAGCCATAACACTGAAACAAGCCTATGGATCGAACGCGCGACAAGTTATTCAGAACGTCAAGAAAACTATGGCTCACCTTCAAAAAGACATGCCAAAGGGCATGCATTATGAGTTGAGTTACGACATCAGTAGATTCCTTGATGCCTCTATAGAAAAGGTAATTCACACGCTGTTTGAAGCCTTTATACTCGTTGGTTTCGTTGTATTCTTGTTCCTTGGAGACTGGCGTTCTGCCCTCATTCCATGTCTTGCAGTCCCTGTTTCGTTAATAGGTAGCTTCGCAGTCATGAATGCTTTCGGCATAACGCTTAACATGATATCGCTCTTTGCCTTAGTAATGGCGATTGGAATCGTGGTCGATGATGCCATTGTGGTAATCGAAGCGGTCAATGTGAAGATAGCCCAAGAAGGCTTAGAACCTTTGGAAGCCACGCAAAAGGCAATGAAAGAAATCAGTGGAGCCATAGTAGCCGTGACATTGGTTATGGCATCTGTGTTCATTCCTGTAGCCTTTATGGGTGGCCCAGAAGGCATGTTTTATCGGCAGTTTTCAATCACAATAGCTTCTGGAATCGTGCTTTCGGGCTTCACAGCCCTAACACTTACGCCCTCGCTTTGTGCGCTAATATTGACTCGGGAGCGTGATAACCACATCAAAAAGACGTGGCTTAATCGTGTACTTGATAAGTTTAATGCGGGCTTTGACAAAGGAATCGGCGGCTATCGCAACGTGCTTCAACGCACTGTTTCGAGGAAGATTATCACGCTTCCACTATTACTTTTGTTCTGCATTGGAGCCTTCTTTATCAACAATTCGTTACCTTCGGGCTTCATTCCTCAAGAAGATCAGGGTATGATTTATGCTGTAATTGAGACACCACCTGGTGCTACTATTGAGCGAACTAATAAGGTTGCACATCAACTTGCGAGTATAATTGCAAAGGAAGATGGCATAGAAAGTGTGTCTTCTTTGGCTGGATATGAGATCCTTTCTGAAGGAACCAGCGCCAACTCTGGTTCGTGTTTGATTAATCTTAAGCCTTGGAAGGAACGCAGTCGGACGGCAAAAGAGATCATCAATGACCTTGAAAACAAGTGCCAACAGATAACAGATGCCAACATAGAATTCTTCGAACCACCTTCTATTCCAGGCTATGGTGCGGCGTCAGGTTTCGAGCTTCGACTCCTCGATAAGACTGGAAGTAACGACTATCATGCTATGGAAAAGGTCAGCAAGAGCTTCGTTTCAGCTCTTAATAAGCGTCCAGAGATAGGCTCAGCCTTTACCTTTTACTCGGCCAGTTTCCCTCAATACATGCTTCGAGTAGATAATGATATTGCCGCACAAAAAGGCATTACACTCGGTACAGCCATGGATAATCTCTCCACATTGATTGGTTCTGACTACGAAACGGGCTTCGTTCGATTTGGTAAGCCCTATAAAGTCATCGTGCAAGCCGACCCAAAATATCGTGCTTTTCCACAAGACTTGATGCAGTTAAATGTTAAGAACAACCAAGGTGAAATGGTGCCTTATGCCGACTTCTTACACATGGAAAAGGTATATGGAATGAGTGAGATGACGCGGCATAATCTATATAATTCTGCCGAAGTTACAGGCTCAGCAGCAGCTGGATACAGTAGTGGTCAGGCCATCAAAGCTATCGAAGAGGTGGCTGCTTCGACGCTACCTCACGGCTATGATTACGATTTTGCCGGCATCACTAAAGACGAAGTAGACCAAGGAAACCAAGCGTTGATCATCTTTATTGTATGTCTAACGTTCGTCTATCTCATCCTTTCAGCACAATATGAGAACTTCCTTTTGCCACTACCAATCATTACTTGTCTACCCGCGGGCATCTGTGGAACGTTCATTTTCCTAAAACTCACGGGATTGGAAAACAACATCTACGCCCAAGTTGCTATGGTAATGCTGATTGGTTTGCTTGGAAAGAATGCAGTGTTAATGGTAGAATATGCCGTGCAACGCCACAACTTAGGTAAGAGTATACGTGCAGCGGCCATCGAAGGTGCGGCAGCTCGCTTCCGTCCTATACTCATGACATCGTTCGCTTTCATAGCCGGCTTGCTGCCATTAGTATTTGCTCATGGTGCAGGGGCTATTGGAAACCGAACCATTGGCACGGCAGCTGCAGGTGGAATGCTATTCGGAACATGCTTCGGACTCATTCTCGTTCCGGGATTGTATTATATCTTTGGGCGTATGGCCGACCATGTAAAGATGGTTCGTTACCAACGAAACAAGCCTTTGACAGAGGAGAAAGACAAACAATATAAACTTGAAAATGATGAAAAGAAATAA
- a CDS encoding TolC family protein, with translation MMKRNNIFLLILIAIGVSSCKTPQATQVNSRTRLQLPTQYNGDTLTAKTTPTSWKMFFTDPQLKALIDSALVNNQDLKITLQQIAVAKSGMIAAKGAMLPSLSVGAEVGVSKAGRYTSEGAGNASTEMTPGKLIPDPLMNYHPGFAFDWELDLFGKLKSSKKAAVERYLATLEGQNAVRASLISQVASNYYTLLALDNKLALIRKYIDLQRQAEKIAEIQKEADSDTELAVEKFKAELAKARSQEFALKQEITECENALNLLLGRYPTPIQRDAKQLLNEDVKTIVTGLPSNLLSHRPDIRQAEHELAAAHWDVETARKAFLPSVNISATLGLEAFNPTYLTRMPKSLAYSVVGGLTAPLINRKAIEANFQQADAAQLQALYEYDKTLLTAYSEVCTLLSKNKNLAAYYALKEEEVKTLEHSVEVSRQLYMNGRATYLDVLGAERDALDAQMELLETRQQQLSCVVDLYRSLGE, from the coding sequence ATGATGAAAAGAAATAATATTTTCCTTCTTATTCTGATTGCCATCGGAGTGTCATCTTGCAAGACTCCCCAAGCGACGCAAGTCAATAGCCGCACGCGTTTGCAGCTACCCACTCAATATAATGGTGATACGCTGACGGCGAAGACTACGCCTACATCATGGAAAATGTTTTTCACCGACCCACAACTCAAGGCACTTATCGACTCCGCTTTAGTCAATAATCAAGACTTAAAGATAACATTGCAGCAGATAGCTGTAGCAAAAAGCGGAATGATTGCAGCCAAAGGAGCCATGCTTCCATCGCTTTCCGTGGGGGCTGAAGTAGGAGTTAGCAAGGCCGGACGATACACAAGTGAGGGTGCCGGCAATGCTTCTACCGAGATGACTCCAGGAAAACTCATCCCCGATCCACTCATGAACTATCACCCTGGCTTTGCCTTTGACTGGGAACTCGACCTCTTTGGCAAGTTGAAGTCAAGCAAAAAAGCGGCTGTCGAGCGTTATTTGGCAACCTTAGAAGGCCAGAATGCCGTGCGCGCTTCATTGATTTCACAGGTCGCAAGCAATTATTATACCTTGTTGGCCTTAGATAACAAGCTCGCACTTATACGCAAATACATTGATCTTCAGCGTCAGGCGGAGAAGATAGCTGAGATACAAAAGGAGGCCGATAGCGACACTGAACTGGCTGTTGAGAAGTTCAAAGCAGAGCTTGCAAAGGCGCGTTCACAGGAGTTTGCATTGAAACAAGAGATTACCGAATGTGAAAATGCACTCAACTTACTGCTGGGTCGTTACCCAACGCCTATTCAACGAGACGCCAAACAGTTGTTGAATGAAGATGTGAAAACAATCGTTACAGGACTTCCTTCCAATCTCCTGAGCCACCGACCCGATATCCGTCAGGCTGAACATGAACTCGCTGCAGCTCATTGGGACGTTGAAACGGCGCGCAAAGCCTTCTTGCCTTCGGTGAACATTAGTGCCACTTTAGGACTTGAAGCCTTTAATCCTACCTACCTAACGCGTATGCCAAAGTCGCTCGCTTACAGTGTCGTGGGAGGACTAACTGCACCACTTATCAACCGAAAAGCTATCGAAGCAAACTTCCAACAGGCTGACGCCGCACAGCTACAAGCCTTATATGAATATGACAAAACACTGCTCACAGCTTATTCTGAGGTATGTACGCTGCTGTCAAAGAACAAGAATCTCGCCGCCTATTATGCGTTAAAAGAGGAAGAAGTAAAGACTTTGGAACACTCGGTTGAGGTGTCTCGTCAACTCTATATGAACGGACGAGCTACTTATCTCGATGTACTTGGGGCCGAACGCGATGCTCTTGATGCCCAAATGGAACTGCTTGAAACACGCCAACAGCAGCTTTCCTGTGTCGTAGACCTATATAGAAGTCTTGGAGAATAA
- the metG gene encoding methionine--tRNA ligase: MEEKKFKRTTVTAALPYANGGVHIGHLAGVYVPADIYVRYLRLKKQEVVFIGGSDEHGVPITLRAKKEGITPQDVCDRYHTLIKKSFEDFGISFDVYSRTTSKTHSKLASDFFKKLYDEGKLIEKESEQYYDEEAHQFLADRYIMGECPHCHNQNAYGDQCEKCGSDLSPMELINPHSTISGSKPVVRKTKNWYLPLNDYQGWLKKWILDEHKEWRPNVYGQCKSWLDMDLQPRAMTRDLDWGIPVPVEGAEGKVLYVWFDAPIGYISNTKELCDNEPEKFGSWEKWWKDPDTRLVHFIGKDNIVFHCIIFPTMLKAHGDYILPDNVPANEFLNLEDDKISTSRNWAVWLHEYLQELPGKQDVLRYVLTANAPETKDNNFTWKDFQERNNSELVAIYGNFVNRALQLTKKYWAGVVPACGELQDVDRAALNEFKDVKEKVEAYLDVFKFREAQKEAMNLARIGNKYITECEPWKVWKTDPKRVETILYISLQLVANLAIAFEPFLPFSSEKLRKLINMESFDWSELGNTNLLKAGHQLAEPELLFDKIEDDVIQYQLDKLAATKKANEAAAYKAEPIKKEVAFDDFEKLDIRVGHIKDCRKVKKSKKLLQFTIDDGSGTDRTILSGIAAYYEPEQLVGKDVLFVANFAPRKMMGIESQGMILSAVNFDGSLCVTTTLNKVKPGSQVG; the protein is encoded by the coding sequence ATGGAAGAAAAGAAATTCAAACGCACCACGGTGACCGCTGCTTTGCCTTATGCAAACGGTGGCGTTCACATTGGACATTTGGCAGGAGTGTACGTTCCTGCCGACATCTATGTACGCTATCTGCGACTCAAAAAGCAGGAAGTGGTCTTCATTGGCGGTAGTGATGAGCACGGTGTGCCTATCACCCTGCGTGCCAAGAAAGAGGGCATCACACCGCAGGATGTCTGCGACCGCTATCATACACTCATCAAAAAATCGTTCGAGGACTTTGGAATCAGTTTTGATGTCTATAGCCGAACGACGAGCAAAACCCACAGTAAGTTGGCCAGCGACTTCTTCAAGAAGCTCTATGATGAGGGAAAACTCATTGAAAAAGAGAGCGAACAGTATTACGATGAAGAGGCACATCAGTTCCTTGCCGACCGATATATCATGGGCGAATGCCCGCATTGCCACAATCAGAACGCTTATGGCGATCAATGTGAGAAGTGCGGAAGCGACCTCAGTCCAATGGAATTAATCAATCCCCACTCTACAATCTCGGGTTCAAAGCCTGTTGTTCGCAAGACAAAGAACTGGTATCTGCCACTGAATGATTATCAGGGATGGCTCAAGAAGTGGATACTTGATGAGCATAAAGAGTGGCGTCCCAATGTATATGGACAGTGCAAGAGCTGGCTCGACATGGATCTTCAGCCACGGGCAATGACCCGTGACCTCGACTGGGGTATTCCTGTGCCTGTCGAAGGGGCTGAAGGCAAGGTGCTTTATGTATGGTTTGATGCGCCGATTGGCTACATCAGCAACACCAAGGAGCTTTGCGACAATGAGCCGGAGAAGTTTGGTTCGTGGGAGAAATGGTGGAAAGATCCCGATACCCGCTTAGTACATTTCATTGGAAAAGACAACATTGTGTTCCACTGTATCATCTTCCCGACGATGCTTAAAGCCCATGGTGACTACATACTTCCCGACAATGTACCGGCCAATGAGTTCTTAAATCTCGAGGATGACAAGATATCTACGAGCCGCAACTGGGCTGTTTGGCTCCACGAGTACTTGCAAGAGCTGCCTGGAAAGCAGGATGTGCTGCGCTATGTACTTACGGCAAACGCTCCCGAAACCAAGGACAACAACTTCACTTGGAAGGATTTTCAGGAACGCAACAACTCAGAACTCGTAGCCATCTACGGCAACTTCGTCAACCGCGCCCTGCAACTGACGAAGAAATACTGGGCAGGTGTGGTTCCCGCTTGTGGCGAATTGCAGGATGTTGACCGTGCTGCACTCAATGAATTCAAGGATGTAAAAGAGAAGGTTGAGGCCTACCTTGACGTCTTTAAGTTCCGCGAAGCACAGAAAGAAGCCATGAACTTAGCCCGCATCGGCAATAAATATATCACCGAATGTGAGCCTTGGAAGGTGTGGAAGACCGACCCGAAGCGCGTTGAGACCATTCTCTATATCTCGCTTCAATTAGTTGCCAACCTTGCCATTGCATTCGAACCGTTCCTTCCCTTCTCTTCAGAGAAGCTCCGAAAGCTTATCAATATGGAGTCGTTCGATTGGAGTGAGCTTGGAAACACCAATCTCTTAAAGGCTGGTCATCAGCTTGCAGAGCCAGAGTTACTGTTTGATAAGATTGAAGATGACGTCATTCAGTATCAGCTCGACAAGCTTGCTGCCACCAAGAAAGCCAATGAAGCGGCTGCTTATAAGGCCGAACCGATAAAGAAAGAAGTGGCTTTCGACGACTTTGAGAAATTGGATATCCGCGTGGGTCACATCAAAGACTGCCGGAAAGTGAAGAAGAGCAAGAAGCTTCTGCAGTTCACTATCGACGACGGAAGTGGCACTGACCGCACCATTCTCAGTGGTATTGCAGCCTATTATGAGCCGGAACAGCTCGTCGGTAAAGATGTTCTTTTCGTGGCAAACTTTGCTCCTCGCAAGATGATGGGCATTGAAAGTCAGGGGATGATCCTTAGTGCTGTCAACTTTGACGGCAGTCTCTGCGTCACAACAACGCTCAACAAGGTGAAGCCTGGAAGCCAGGTTGGATAG
- a CDS encoding glutamine synthetase III, giving the protein MVNLRFEAVAEAFKKRPLESMTTKERPSEYFAKKVFNRQKMYKYLPLHVYEKLTDVIDNGTQLDRSIADDVAAGMKQWAMENGVTHYTHWFQPLTEGTAEKHDAFVEHDGKGGMIEEFSGKLLAQQEPDASSFPNGGIRNTFEARGYSAWDPTSPVFIIDDTLCIPTIFISYTGEALDYKAPLLRSLHAVNVAATAVCHYFNKNVKKVSANLGWEQEYFLVDEDLYSTRPDLMLTGRTLMGHDSAKNQQMDDHYFGTIPERVQAFMQDLERQALELGIPCKTRHNEVAPGQFELAPIFEECNLAVDHNMLLMGLMKKVAHKHSFRVLLHEKPFDGINGSGKHNNWSLTTDTGILLHRSGKTAEDNLRFVVFIVETLMAVYRHNGLLKASVMSATNDHRLGANEAPPAIISSFLGKQLTDLLDHIELADKKDLFTVAGKKGMKLDIPEIPELLIDNTDRNRTSPFAFTGNRFEFRAVGSEANCASAMIVLNAAVAEALTDFKQRVDALIAKGEDQNSAIIDVIREDIKTCKPIRFDGNGYSDEWKEEAKSRGLDCEASCPVCFDRYLDDDSVRMFESTGVMTRNELEARNEVKWETYTKKIQIEARVMGDLVMNHIVPVATHYQSQLAKNVQSMIDIFGREEGKQLTERNIKIIKEIADRTQIIETGVEELVNSRKVANRIEDAREKAIAYHDTIAPKMSDIRYQVDKLELVVSDELWTLPKYRELLFIR; this is encoded by the coding sequence ATGGTAAACTTAAGATTTGAGGCTGTAGCTGAAGCGTTTAAGAAACGTCCGTTAGAATCAATGACGACAAAGGAACGTCCAAGTGAATACTTTGCGAAGAAAGTGTTCAATCGCCAGAAGATGTATAAGTATCTGCCCCTCCATGTGTATGAGAAACTGACAGATGTGATAGACAATGGCACCCAGCTCGACCGCTCAATTGCCGATGATGTCGCTGCAGGCATGAAGCAATGGGCAATGGAAAACGGCGTCACTCACTACACCCATTGGTTCCAACCCCTTACGGAAGGCACGGCAGAGAAGCATGATGCCTTCGTTGAACACGACGGGAAGGGTGGTATGATTGAGGAGTTTTCGGGCAAACTGCTGGCACAACAGGAGCCGGATGCTTCTTCATTCCCCAACGGTGGCATTCGAAACACCTTCGAAGCTCGCGGATATAGCGCCTGGGATCCTACCTCTCCGGTGTTCATTATCGATGATACGCTGTGTATTCCAACGATATTTATCTCCTATACCGGTGAGGCTTTAGACTACAAGGCACCGCTTCTGCGCTCGCTCCATGCCGTGAATGTGGCGGCAACGGCAGTGTGTCATTATTTCAATAAGAATGTAAAGAAGGTGTCGGCCAACCTTGGTTGGGAGCAGGAATACTTCCTTGTAGACGAAGATCTCTATTCAACGCGTCCCGATTTGATGCTGACCGGTCGCACATTAATGGGCCATGACTCGGCCAAGAACCAGCAAATGGACGACCATTACTTCGGTACTATCCCCGAAAGAGTGCAGGCTTTCATGCAGGATTTGGAGCGACAGGCACTCGAACTCGGCATTCCCTGCAAGACAAGACATAACGAAGTGGCCCCCGGTCAGTTTGAGTTGGCGCCGATTTTTGAGGAGTGTAACCTTGCCGTTGACCATAATATGCTCTTGATGGGACTGATGAAAAAGGTGGCTCATAAACATAGTTTCAGGGTGCTTCTGCACGAGAAACCATTCGATGGCATCAATGGAAGCGGCAAGCATAACAACTGGAGTCTGACCACCGACACGGGCATCCTGCTTCATCGTTCGGGCAAGACGGCCGAGGATAACCTGCGCTTTGTGGTGTTCATCGTTGAGACCTTAATGGCCGTCTACCGCCATAACGGACTGCTTAAAGCCAGCGTTATGAGTGCTACCAACGACCATAGACTCGGTGCAAACGAGGCTCCTCCCGCTATCATTTCATCCTTTTTGGGCAAGCAACTCACTGATTTGCTCGACCATATTGAACTTGCTGACAAGAAAGATCTGTTCACTGTGGCCGGTAAGAAAGGCATGAAACTCGATATACCGGAGATACCTGAGCTGCTCATTGACAACACTGACCGCAACCGAACATCGCCTTTCGCCTTTACAGGTAACCGTTTTGAGTTCCGCGCCGTAGGCAGTGAAGCCAACTGTGCGAGTGCAATGATAGTGCTTAATGCCGCTGTTGCCGAGGCTTTAACCGATTTCAAGCAGCGTGTTGACGCGCTGATTGCCAAGGGAGAAGACCAGAACAGCGCCATTATCGACGTCATTCGTGAAGACATCAAGACCTGCAAACCCATTCGTTTCGACGGCAACGGTTACAGCGATGAGTGGAAAGAAGAGGCCAAGTCACGCGGACTTGACTGCGAAGCTTCGTGCCCAGTATGCTTCGATCGCTACTTGGATGATGACAGTGTGAGGATGTTTGAGTCGACAGGTGTAATGACACGCAACGAATTGGAGGCCAGAAACGAGGTTAAGTGGGAGACTTATACGAAGAAGATACAGATAGAAGCCCGCGTCATGGGCGACCTTGTGATGAACCATATCGTGCCTGTTGCCACGCATTATCAAAGCCAATTGGCCAAGAATGTGCAGAGTATGATTGACATCTTTGGTCGGGAAGAGGGCAAACAACTTACGGAACGCAACATCAAAATCATCAAGGAGATTGCTGATCGCACACAGATTATCGAGACAGGTGTTGAAGAATTGGTCAATTCCCGTAAGGTTGCAAACCGCATAGAGGATGCACGTGAGAAAGCAATAGCCTATCATGACACCATTGCTCCCAAGATGTCAGACATCCGTTACCAAGTAGATAAACTCGAACTTGTGGTCAGTGACGAGCTTTGGACACTGCCGAAGTATCGCGAACTGCTGTTCATCAGATAA
- a CDS encoding DUF4250 domain-containing protein: MDRLPNDPMILFSAVNMLLRDNYGSLDELCDDMNVSRDDLEKKLAAVGFKYDKKLNKFW; encoded by the coding sequence ATGGATAGATTACCTAATGACCCGATGATTCTTTTCAGTGCAGTCAACATGTTGCTGCGCGATAACTATGGTTCGCTCGACGAACTGTGCGATGATATGAACGTCAGTCGCGACGATTTGGAAAAGAAGTTAGCTGCCGTTGGCTTCAAATATGACAAGAAGCTCAATAAATTCTGGTAA